A window of the Aspergillus flavus chromosome 6, complete sequence genome harbors these coding sequences:
- a CDS encoding NADP-dependent oxidoreductase domain-containing protein, whose amino-acid sequence MPLPAHPHPRSPLDRHRQLAPSASVRVSPLCLGAMKFGDAWKDSLGECPKETAFKILDYFITQRQNRDQLVLASKFSSSYKNHESDKLQSTYGGNGGKSMRVSLELSLQKLQTSYIHLFYLHRSFTSGFLITRPGWLLRPINTFVITVYANSPCTKVVSFRGFEREILPMYRDENMGEVLWGTLSQGQFHTEAGYKEREQNNPGGKGRHPQMTHLTSIALAYVRHKAPYVFPVVGGRKVEHLRGNIAALDLSLSVEEMAQTEAAYPFDHGFPHTFLSGTLFDGSTPRTPDGPGACG is encoded by the exons ATGCCGCTTCCCGctcaccctcaccctcgCTCGCCCCTGGACCGCCATCGCCAGTTGGCTCCGTCCGCTTCTGTCCGGGTTTCTCCCCTTTGCCTCGGTGCCATGAAGTTCGGTGACGCGTGGAAGGACAGCCTCGGGGAATGCCCAAAGGAAACGGCATTTAAAATTCTCGATTATTTC ATTACCCAGAGACAAAATCGTGATCAACTTGTCCTGGCCAGCAAGTTCTCGAGCAGCTACAAAAACCATGAGAGTGACAAGCTTCAATCAACCTATGGCGGCAACGGCGGCAAATCTATGCGTGTGTCCTTAGAGCTCTCGCTGCAGAAACTGCAAACGAGCTACATCCACCTTTTCTATCTCCATCG GTCATTTACCTCGGGATTTCTGATTACCCGGCCTGGGTGGTTGCTAAGGCCAATCAATACGTTCGTGATCACGGTTTACGCCAATTCTCCGTGTACCAAGGTCGTTTCCTTCCGGGGCTTTGAGCGAGAGATACTCCCGATGTACCGCGACGAGAACATGGGCGAGGTGCTGTGGGGAACCCTGAGCCAGGGCCAATTTCATACGGAGGCAGGGTACAAGGAAAGGGAGCAGAACAATCCCGGGGGCAAGGGAAGACACCCTCAGATG ACGCATCTTACCAGTATAGCCCTCGCCTATGTCCGCCATAAAGCGCCTTATGTCTTCCCGGTTGTCGGCGGTAGGAAGGTTGAGCATCTCCGAGGCAACATTGCAGCATTAGACTTGTCCCTCAGTGTCGAGGAGATGGCGCAGACTGAGGCAGCCTATCCCTTTGACCATGGTTTTCCCCATACCTTTCTCAGCGGGACCCTTTTCGATGGTAGCACTCCACGTACTCCCGATGGCCCTGGGGCGTGTGGCTAA
- a CDS encoding uncharacterized protein (domain of unknown function-domain containing protein) translates to MPPGLGGIPNPYRPRTPVSRQAAKLGCNETTQANGYGDIGIKSPRLFHIWILENGDVYATTSDGDMSRIPELSEVRSAEENWSGLTDPALRRKLQNRLHQRIYRRRRRAKPAENTPESDTTLAISKRPGSLSATADKCKGKEQEHINAGESSKSSEKDTSSPNLSIQTPRSIHEVNRANIQQIMAQYEASLRKDYALGSPRVDQLLTLIQFNVFRALVDNTSMLRFTMDWLEEEEAISPWCTSGFESEISLCPTSLRPTLLQKEIPHHPWIDLFPIPQMRDNLLQRYGDFDETALCNDLVDFYDVSNDETGLIVWRTPWHPTGWEVSETFLRKWSWVVRGCDDLANSTNYWRGLRGEEPLVFDTGL, encoded by the exons ATGCCACCCGGGCTGGGCGGTATCCCGAATCCCTATCGGCCAAGGACCCCCGTAAGCCGCCAAGCTGCCAAGCTCGGCTGCAATGAAACTACTCAGGCAAACGGTTATGGTGATATCGGCATTAAGAGTCCGAGGTTGTTCCATATATGGATCCTGGAGAACGGTGACGTATA TGCTACTACATCCGACGGAGACATGAGCCGCATACCGGAGCTGTCCGAAGTGCGTTCGGCCGAAGAAAATTGGTCTGGTCTCACTGATCCTGCTCTGCGGCGAAAATTACAGAATCGTTTGCACCAGAGGATCTACC GTCGACGAAGACGAGCAAAGCCTGCTGAAAATACTCCTGAATCAGACACAACTCTTGCCATATCGAAGCGGCCAGGGAGCTTATCAGCTACAGCAGATAAGTGTAAAGGGAAGGAGCAGGAACACATCAATGCAGGTGAAAGTAGCAAGAGCAGCGAAAAAGATACATCTTCGCCTAACTTGAGTATCCAAACACCAAGATCCATCCATGAAGTGAATCGGGCAAATATCCAACAGATCATGGCACAATACGAGGCTTCGCTGCGCAAAGACTACGCATTGGGCTCTCCAAGAGTGGATCAACTCCTAACTCTAATCCAGTTCAATGTTTTTCGAGCACTTGTTGATAACACGTCCATGCTAAGATTTACCATGGACTGgctagaagaagaagaagctatTTCCCCCTGGTGTACCAGTGGATTTGAATCTGAAATCAGCCTTTGCCCAACGAGCCTCCGTCCTACTTTGTTACAAAAGGAGATTCCCCACCACCCGTGGATAGACCTGTTTCCTATCCCCCAAATGAGGGACAATTTGCTCCAGAGATACGGAGACTTCGATGAAACGGCTCTTTGCAATGACCTTGTTGATTTCTATGATGTTTCAAACGACGAGACTGGTTTAATTGTGTGGAGAACGCCATGGCATCCGACAGGGTGGGAGGTTAGTGAGACTTTCTTGCGTAAATGGAGCTGGGTCGTCAGGGGATGTGATGATCTTGCCAACTCAACAAATTACTGGCGCGGATTACGTGGAGAAGAGCCGTTGGTGTTCGATACTGGCCTGTGA
- a CDS encoding Alpha/Beta hydrolase protein has protein sequence MMLSTTLILLLATIQRIEAATTHRVEFDSNGINLVGNLFLPDGVDLTATNASLPAVVVGHPWTGVKEQTAGLYAESLAEYGFATLAFDAAYQGESGGLPRYLEDPHQRTEDVKNAVSYLTTLSGLVDPERIAGLGICASGGYVSYAAQTDKRIKALATVSAFDVGQYHQEPWGGGEVNYTALNDLFAAASERRTREAATGDVELVFSAPMSPEEVTPDLPLMFREAYDYYRTARGMHPRAPNVYVTRSEELMATYDSFDNMRLVSPRPVLIIYGSRADTGYFSQRAYANALEPKEEFVVPNATHFDLYDHTNATVPRLVDFLRESI, from the coding sequence ATGATGCTCTCGACCACTCTGATACTACTTCTCGCCACTATCCAGCGCATAGAAGCGGCCACCACTCACCGGGTCGAGTTCGACAGCAACGGTATCAACTTGGTTGGGAATTTGTTTCTTCCTGATGGGGTGGATCTAACCGCCACCAATGCATCCCTGCCTGCTGTTGTTGTCGGCCATCCGTGGACAGGAGTGAAAGAACAAACTGCTGGTCTCTATGCCGAAAGCCTGGCAGAGTATGGCTTCGCGACGCTAGCCTTTGATGCAGCATACCAGGGCGAGAGCGGCGGATTGCCTCGCTATCTCGAAGACCCTCACCAGAGGACCGAAGATGTGAAGAATGCTGTCTCGTACCTGACTACTCTGTCCGGTCTCGTGGACCCTGAACGAATCGCTGGATTGGGGATTTGCGCTTCGGGAGGCTATGTTTCCTATGCTGCCCAGACCGACAAGCGTATCAAGGCGTTGGCGACTGTGAGTGCCTTTGACGTCGGTCAATACCATCAGGAGCCttggggtggtggtgaggtgAACTATACCGCTCTTAACGATCTGTTCGCTGCGGCTAGTGAGCGACGAACGCGTGAAGCAGCCACCGGTGATGTCGAGTTGGTCTTTAGTGCCCCCATGAGTCCTGAGGAAGTCACTCCAGACCTGCCTTTGATGTTCCGGGAGGCGTACGATTACTATCGCACCGCCCGTGGCATGCATCCTCGTGCCCCAAATGTCTACGTTACCCGAAGCGAGGAGTTAATGGCTACCTACGACTCCTTCGACAACATGCGGCTTGTTTCCCCGCGACCTGTCTTGATCATCTACGGATCTCGGGCGGATACCGGGTACTTCTCGCAGCGAGCCTATGCAAATGCTCTCGAGCCTAAGGAGGAATTCGTCGTACCCAACGCCACTCATTTCGATTTGTACGACCATACGAATGCGACAGTACCCAGGCTCGTCGATTTCCTGCGCGAATCTATCTAG
- a CDS encoding tyrosinase domain protein, protein MPYLITGIPKDPKHPLPIRKDIDDWYLEQTSAGSNRIQLTLFVEALTVIQNRPLNDQLSYFRLAGIHGAPWTEWDGVPGGQKDSKGNPTGFCVHNNYTFPTWHRVYVTLYEQVIYEAMLDFIKQNVPQNGKADWENEAKQWRLPYWDFARFARHGHDNTQADELRLPILVTMPMVKVVVPGQPGKQLSKPNPLYRFQMQTLMGTLERPYAITSQKTEEHGWSFDLPFDKCQSTTKYGLLENYNADVWADGGQNWLRANLALNEHPWYQNLDGWDSVPTLQDMTFRLLTTGGLNWGEFSSTRYDDKKEEAQPKNNEQTPKNWMNLEAIHNNVHNWVGGFMFSRPGRHDLKLWGAGHMSSVPVAAFDPIFWLHHCNIDRLTAIWQTVNSGSWFNDDKSKVSKDDDLRPFHRFCEKTRKVVFFRSDDVKDWRSLNYDYAITKDASRIRKEISDLYGQRTKEVYKDFGEEDYILSIRYSRYALGGKPFQINIFFGDVDGKDFYDARSQNFVGSVFNFSGSLEDSNCDKCAQQEQEGVLSVSQLPARLAVHYYKKQNKGEVPTPRYVVVNSQGKAEAEVKVEVALHKTEGTFYDAPARGGSDDYRRVADGKRAEVDDAYRA, encoded by the exons ATGCCCTACCTCATCACCGGTATCCCAAAGGATCCTAAGCACCCTCTTCCCATCCGAAAAGATATTGATGACTGGTATCTCGAGCAGACCAGTGCAGGAAGTAACCGCATCCAGCTCACTCTATTTGTGGAAGCCTTGACCGTGATCCAAAACCGCCCCTTGAATGACCAGCTGTCGTACTTCCGTCTGGCCGGTATCCACGGCGCTCCCTGGACGGAGTGGGACGGGGTGCCTGGTGGTCAGAAGGACTCCAAAGGAAATCCGACGGGGTTCTGCGTGCATAACAATTACACCTTTCCGACATGGCATCGGGTGTATGTGACCTTGTACGAG CAAGTGATTTATGAAGCCATGCTTGACTTCATCAAGCAAAATGTGCCACAGAATGGGAAAGCTGACTGGGAGAATGAAGCCAAGCAATGGCGTCTCCCTTACTGGGACTTTGCCCGGTTCGCCCGGCACGGACACGACAATACCCAAGCCGACGAACTTCGATTGCCCATTCTGGTCACGATGCCCATGGTCAAGGTCGTCGTGCCAGGGCAACCAGGCAAGCAGCTAAGCAAGCCCAATCCCCTTTACAGGTTTCAGATGCAAACCCTCATGGGCACCTTGGAACGCCCATACGCGATCACGAGTCAAAAGACCGAAGAACACGGCTGGTCTTTCGATCTGCCG TTCGACAAATGCCAGTCCACCACCAAGTATGGTCTTCTGGAAAACTACAACGCCGACGTGTGGGCGGACGGTGGCCAGAACTGGCTGCGGGCTAACCTGGCATTGAACGAGCATCCCTGGTACCAGAACCTAGATGGCTGGGACTCGGTTCCAACCTTACAAGATATGACGTTCCGCCTGCTGACAACTGGAGGTCTTAACTGGGGAGAATTTTCCAGCACTCGGTACGatgacaagaaagaagaagcccagCCCAAGAATAATGAGCAAACCCCTAAGAACTGGATGAACTTAGAAGCTATTCACAACAACGTCCAT AACTGGGTGGGAGGATTCATGTTCAGCCGTCCAGGACGACACGACTTGAAGCTCTGGGGTGCTGGCCATATGAGCAGTGTTCCAGTGGCCGCGTTTGATCCGATTTTCTGGCTGCACCATTG CAATATCGACAGGCTCACTGCAATCTGGCAGACCGTAAACTCTGGCAGCTGGTTTAATGACGATAAGAGCAAAGTATCTAAAGATGACGACCTGCGTCCCTTCCACAGGTTTTGTGAAAAAACCAGGAAGGTTGTGTTTTTCAGGTCTGACGATGTGAAGGATTGGCGATCCTTGAATTATGATTACGCTATCACTAAAGATGCGAGCAGAATTAGGAAGGAGATTTCCGACCTGTACGggcaaagaacaaaagaggTGTACAAGGACTTCGGCGAGGAAGACTATATTCTCAGCATCCGGTACAGCCG GTATGCATTGGGAGGCAAGCCGTTCCAGatcaacatcttcttcggtgaCGTGGATGGCAAGGACTTCTACGACGCCAGATCGCAGAATTTTGTGGGCAGTGTCTTCAACTTCAGCGGCAGCCTTGAGGACAGTAACTGTGACAAGTGCGCTCAGCAAGAGCAAGAGGGTGTTTTGTCTGTGTCCCAGCTTCCAGCCAGATTGGCAGTCCACTACTACAAAAAGCAGAACAAAGGCGAGGTTCCAACACCGCGTTACGTCGTGGTGAATAGTCAGGGCAAG GCTGAGGCGGAGGTAAAAGTGGAAGTTGCCCTGCATAAGACTGAGGGTACGTTCTATGACGCTCCTGCCCGCGGTGGCAGCGATGACTACCGCAGGGTGGCCGATGGAAAGCGTGCCGAAGTGGACGATGCTTATCGCGCCTGA
- a CDS encoding uncharacterized protein (domain of unknown function-domain containing protein), translating to MNTNLPVKILELDPPPLSELSQVIGERLSRHFGHVAANVVPCPDLRQPPFHLAGEGLCGNERIGDVGGPPHLRPSPRLDKKYSLPSIMKMIEMRQQSFVLGAAAGPFHVIGQNSELMPNLARGQDGEWQNETHYAKVNEEGQCHLDKVPDDSKDFGLMANLFASDGLPGDVIHIRVKHRTGDMNFTEAIQDALKAEYGERPISLGGIFLVRSGTTKLHVMTDFSPDPCPGPDHEWFKYYDSSAPLICLTVFHSVDSESWDLRMEHTHCFSTHGMGGHYHYDTTAEVVEYEAWLNTAKVIYRIDQPGQ from the coding sequence ATGAATACCAATCTTCCAGTTAAAATTTTAGAACTCGACCCGCCTCCTCTCTCCGAGTTGAGCCAAGTCATTGGTGAGCGACTGAGCAGGCACTTCGGTCATGTCGCCGCCAATGTTGTTCCCTGTCCCGATCTGCGTCAGCCACCCTTCCATCTAGCTGGCGAAGGCCTCTGTGGCAACGAACGCATTGGCGACGTCGGTGGGCCTCCACACCTACGGCCCTCTCCCCGCCTGGACAAAAAGTATTCGCTACCCAGTATAATGAAAATGATCGAAATGCGGCAGCAAAGCTTTGTTTTAGGCGCAGCGGCGGGTCCATTTCACGTAATCGGACAGAATTCCGAACTCATGCCGAATCTGGCCCGCGGGCAGGACGGCGAGTGGCAGAACGAGACGCACTACGCAAAGGTCAATGAAGAGGGACAATGTCATCTGGATAAGGTTCCCGACGACTCCAAAGACTTCGGCCTAATGGCCAACCTGTTTGCTTCGGACGGCCTTCCGGGAGATGTCATTCATATTCGGGTGAAGCACCGGACAGGCGACATGAACTTCACGGAAGCGATCCAAGACGCTCTGAAAGCAGAATACGGCGAGCGACCCATCAGCCTTGGCGGCATCTTTCTTGTTCGTAGTGGAACGACCAAACTCCATGTCATGACGGACTTCAGTCCCGATCCTTGTCCCGGTCCCGACCACGAATGGTTTAAGTATTATGACTCGTCGGCGCCGTTGATCTGCCTCACAGTCTTCCACTCGGTGGACTCCGAGAGTTGGGATTTACGGATGGAACACACGCATTGTTTCTCGACGCATGGAATGGGTGGACATTATCACTATGATACGACAGCGGAAGTGGTAGAATATGAGGCCTGGTTGAATACAGCTAAGGTCATCTATAGGATTGACCAGCCCGGGCAATGA
- a CDS encoding putative protease inhibitor, producing MPENRSVKAALALIEDPTKILGMTVGPHADVKPGQYIPKAEAQSHPTLSFDAASPSATYMVVSLDIDAPFPSFGVLGPILHWIQPGLKARNGQLEVTEPFVANYIGPAPPPGSSPHRYIFFLYEQPEGFDGKRYAPPNGQNLSNWYRMRYDLDAWEKEIGLGKVLAVNYFTSN from the exons ATGCCTGAGAACCGAAGCGTCAAAGCCGCACTCGCCCTAATCGAGGACCCTACCAAGATTCTTGGCATGACAGTAGGGCCTCACGCAGATGTAAAACCAGGACAATACATTCCTAAAGCAG AGGCTCAATCCCACCCCACACTCTCCTTCGACGCCGCCTCCCCATCAGCAACGTACATGGTCGTTAGTCTTGACATCGACGCCCCATTCCCCTCCTTCGGCGTGCTGGGACCAATCCTCCACTGGATCCAACCGGGACTCAAAGCCAGAAACGGCCAGCTGGAAGTCACTGAGCCGTTTGTCGCGAACTATATCGGACCCGCGCCGCCGCCGGGTAGTTCGCCGCACCGGTATATCTTCTTTCTGTATGAGCAGCCCGAGGGGTTTGATGGGAAGAGGTATGCGCCGCCGAATGGCCAGAACTTGAGTAATTGGTATCGCATGCGGTATGATCTTGATGcgtgggagaaggagattggGCTTGGTAAGGTCTTGGCGGTTAATTATTTTACGAGTAATTAG
- a CDS encoding putative fructose-bisphosphate aldolase (unnamed protein product), whose protein sequence is MPRMRYTVPCMLICDIGKVCLLLFHDFARLPPCNCFPVLIVQSLIGLSNMGSDNSTYPASNLTWQILNHANENNYAVGAYNCYNNDGIMAVIRAAERKRSPAIIQLFPWTMYFQGPEFIRYVVRAAHAAAVPIAVHLDHCIKSEDVELALSLPLDSIMVDASTLDEEANIRYCKEIVDRAGALNITIEAEMGRIEGGEDGLPTVDMEAVMTRPEDAETFVRRTGVHFLAPSFGNIHGGYPAGGAEKAWDLERYVQNYFFLRRPLAIYALELFHIHADRLTFVCLAAIGKLVSGITPLALHGTHPVSDELFQRTITCGVRKINLNRTVRDDYTDFVAKKAGSLELTALKVQAVEIYAKSIERMMDILGSSGRY, encoded by the exons ATGCCGCGGATGAGATATACAGTTCCCTGTATGCTAATATGTGATATAGGAAAGGTctgtttattattatttcatGATTTCGCACGACTACCACCCTGCAATTGCTTCCCGGTACTCATAGTGCAATCACTTATAGGACTTTCCAACATGGGTAGCGATAACAGCACATACCCTGCCAGCAACTTAACTTGGCAGATTCTCAACCATGCCAATGAGAACAATTACGCCGTGGGTGCATATAATTG CTACAACAATGACGGAATAATGGCCGTGATTCGCGCTGCCGAGCGCAAGCGTTCACCTGCCATCATCCAACTATTTCCCTGGACCATGTATTTCCAAGGGCCGGAGTTCATTCGCTACGTTGTAAGAGCTGCACATGCGGCCGCCGTGCCAATCGCAGTTCACCTAGACCACTGCATCAAGTCAGAGGATGTGGAACTGGCTCTTTCCCTGCCTTTGGATTCCATCATGGTGGATGCCTCTACGCTCGACGAAGAGGCCAATATCCGCTACTGCAAAGAGATTGTAGATCGGGCAGGGGCTCTCAACATCACTATCGAAGCGGAAATGGGCCGTATTGAGGGCGGCGAGGATGGGTTGCCAACTGTGGACATGGAAGCTGTTATGACCCGTCCTGAAGACGCTGAGACGTTTGTGCGTCGGACCGGCGTCCATTTCCTTGCTCCTTCTTTTGGGAATATTCATGGTGGTTATCCGGCTGGCGGGGCAGAGAAAGCATGGGATCTTGAGCGGTATGTACAGAACTACTTCTTTCTCAGAAGACCTCTTGCAATCTATGCTTTGGAACTTTTCCACATACATGCAGATCGGCTAACCTTCGTCT GTCTTGCGGCCATTGGGAAGCTAGTTTCAGGAATTACACCACTCGCCCTTCATGGGACACATCCGGTATCTGACGAGCTTTTCCAACGGACGATTACATGTGGTGTGCGGAAGATTAATCTTAACCGCACCGTGCGCGATGACTACACGGACTTTGTGGCTAAAAAGGCTGGTTCACTTGAGTTGACGGCCCTCAAGGTTCAGGCTGTTGAGATCTACGCTAAGTCGATTGAAAGGATGATGGATATTCTGGGATCGTCGGGACGCTATTAG
- a CDS encoding putative malate dehydrogenase has protein sequence MLTPIRNPYLYNYCTMASARYYADPTAAGKFASELLVKAGLSPEDAKSMADCLVMADVRGVDTHGLARLPQYLDRVSNGRVKANPEFKLTEKTPVVAQLDGDNGFGFVVATRAMEEAVKRAEIYGIGMVTVNHSNHFGMAATYVIQALEKNMISLVFTNSAKQMPPFGGKETLLGISPFAAGAPSNNEVPYILDMAPSVVAKGKIRRAARRGESIPLGWALDADGNPTTDANIALNGSMAPIGGPKGSGIAILMDVMSGVLTGAAFGGEVGDQYKDTKPQNVGHCFIAIKPDIFMTTDQFKARMDTLVQRVHGVTPAPGFNEVLFPGEPEHRLGMQRRKEGIPYADAEKQMFLEAAKQYGVSELPLSESPLSLS, from the exons ATGTTAACTCCAATCAGAAATCCCTACCTATACAACTACTGCACAATGGCCTCC GCTCGCTACTATGCCGATCCCACAGCCGCTGGAAAGTTTGCCTCAGAGCTACTTGTGAAGGCGGGACTTTCTCCGGAAGATGCCAAGTCAATGGCCGATTGTTTGGTGATGGCGGATGTTCGGGGCGTG GATACTCATGGATTGGCTCGGCTACCTCAATACTTGGATCGTGTCAGCAATGGCCGCGTCAAGGCAAATCCAGAGTTCAAGCTGACCGAGAAGACACCCGTTGTGGCTCAACTAGACGGTGACAATGGCTTTGGCTTCGTGGTCGCCACCAGAGCAATGGAGGAAGCTGTGAAGCGTGCTGAAATATATGGCATTGGAATGGTTACTGTCAATCACTCGAACCATTTTGGCATGGCCGCCACCTATGTGATCCAGGCCCTGGAGAAGAACATGATCTCACTTGTTTTCACCAACTCCGCCAAGCAGATGCCTCCTTTTGGTGGTAAGGAGACTCTTCTGGGCATCTCACCCTTCGCGGCAGGTGCTCCTTCTAACAACGAGGTGCCTTACATCCTCGATATGGCGCCTTCAGTTGTCGCCAAGGGAAAGATTCGTCGCGCCGCCCGTCGTGGTGAATCCATCCCACTTGGCTGGGCCTTGGACGCGGACGGCAACCCAACCACCGATGCCAATATCGCCTTGAATGGAAGCATGGCGCCAATTGGTGGCCCCAAGGGCTCTGGCATTGCTATCCTGATGGATGTGATGTCAGGTGTCTTGACAGGCGCAGCCTTTGGTGGTGAAGTCGGAGACCAATACAAGGATACCAAGCCGCAAAATGTCGGTCATTGCTTCATTGCCATCAAGCCTGATATCTTCATGACCACGGATCAATTCAAGGCTCGTATGGACACTTTGGTACAACGTGTCCATGGTGTTACTCCCGCCCCGGGTTTCAATGAAGTGCTCTTCCCCGGAGAGCCGGAGCACCGTCTCGGCATGCAGCGTCGTAAGGAAGGGATTCCATATGCGGATGCTGAAAAGCAGATGTTCCTTGAGGCTGCTAAACAGTACGGTGTTTCTGAGCTTCCACTATCCGAAAGCCCTCTTTCCTTGTCCTGA
- a CDS encoding stress responsive A/B barrel domain protein, giving the protein MTIVHMVMFKFRPEVTQEHKDTFVRELKKLKELDCVKGHRLVVGGPSVTDPIERTKGFEIALLSFHENLGELEKYQASKEHHWVTSTYMFPYKEDLVRFDFEVAPEDEYMWHFLPVKGMNGANGVNGHETQ; this is encoded by the exons ATGACAATTGTTCACATGG TGATGTTCAAGTTCCGTCCTGAGGTGACGCAGGAGCACAAGGACACATTTGTCCGAGAGCTCAAGAAGTTGAAAGAACTCGATTGTGTGAAAGGACACCGTCTAGTAGTTGGAGGGCCCTCTGTGACGGACCCTATTGAGAGAACTAAAGGCTTCGAAATTGCGCTTCTCAGCTTCCACGAGAATCTGGGAGAGCTGGAGAAATATCAAGCTAGCAAAGAGCATCATTG GGTCACCAGTACATACATGTTCCCCTATAAGGAGGACCTGGTGCGCTTTGATTTTGAAGTTGCTCCTGAAGATGAATATATGTGGCACTTCTTGCCTGTGAAGGGAATGAATGGGGCTAACGGCGTCAACGGTCATGAAACCCAGTGA